From a region of the Impatiens glandulifera chromosome 4, dImpGla2.1, whole genome shotgun sequence genome:
- the LOC124935888 gene encoding cytochrome P450 704B1 — MGDEYYTIGSLVICMTISWIMVRLWIQHRTKGPKTWPLVGAAIEQLVNYDRMHDWLVEYLSKSKTVVVKMPFTTYTYIADPANVEHVLKTNFANYPKGEVYHSYMEVLLGDGIFNVDGELWRKQRKTASFEFASKNLRDFSAVVFKEYSLKLSEILSEASFCSKEVDMQELFMRMTLDSICKVGFGVEVGTLAANLPDNQFAKAFDTANIVVTLRFIDPLWKIKKFLNVGSEAILDQSIKIVDDFTYNVIRRRKAEMKAADIGENGDNYDKGKKQDILSRFMELGKDSLDEEMTDKNLRDIVLNFVIAGRDTTATTLSWAIYMIMTHKHVAEKLYLELKSLEQEQEQEQEVDDHDKFNQRVKKFSELLTYESLGKLYYLHAVLTETLRLYPAVPQDPKGILEDDVLPDGTEVKAGGMVTYVPYSMGRMEYNWGADAASFKPERWLKDGMFHNASPFKFTAFQAGPRICLGKDSAYLQMKMALAILCRFFEFDLVPEHPVKYRMMTILSMAHGLKVAVNSRF, encoded by the exons ATGGGAGATGAGTATTACACCATTGGATCTTTGGTAATCTGCATGACAATCTCTTGGATCATGGTTCGTTTATGGATCCAGCACAGGACGAAAGGGCCAAAAACATGGCCTCTCGTCGGAGCAGCTATCGAGCAGTTAGTGAATTACGACAGGATGCACGACTGGCTTGTAGAGTACCTGTCAAAGTCCAAAACTGTGGTGGTTAAAATGCCCTTCACAACCTATACATATATTGCTGATCCCGCCAATGTAGAACATGTTCTCAAAACCAATTTCGCTAATTACCCAAAG GGAGAAGTATATCATTCGTATATGGAGGTTTTACTCGGAGATGGCATATTCAATGTAGACGGTGAGCTATGGAGGAAACAGAGGAAGACGGCCAGCTTTGAATTCGCGTCCAAGAATTTACGAGATTTTAGTGCGGTTGTGTTCAAGGAGTACAGCCTTAAGCTATCTGAAATTCTAAGTGAAGCATCTTTCTGCAGTAAAGAAGTAGATATGCAG GAATTGTTCATGAGGATGACATTGGACTCGATATGTAAAGTGGGGTTTGGCGTAGAAGTGGGAACATTGGCTGCCAATTTACCTGATAATCAGTTTGCAAAGGCATTTGACACTGCAAACATAGTGGTCACTCTTCGGTTCATTGATCCTCTTTGGAAGATTAAGAAGTTTCTCAATGTGGGTTCGGAAGCAATCCTAGACCAGAGCATCAAGATTGTTGACGACTTCACCTACAATGTCATTCGCAGAAGAAAAGCCGAAATGAAAGCTGCAGATATAGGAGAAAATGGAGACAATTATGATAAG GGGAAGAAGCAAGACATATTATCGAGATTTATGGAGCTCGGAAAGGACTCGTTGGATGAAGAAATGACAGACAAAAACCTCAGAGATATTGTTCTGAATTTCGTCATCGCTGGTCGCGACACAACAGCCACAACTTTGTCTTGGGCGATATACATGATCATGACCCACAAACATGTAGCAGAGAAGTTGTATTTGGAGCTCAAGTCTTTAGAACAAGAAcaggaacaagaacaagaagttGATGATCATGACAAGTTCAATCAAAGAGTGAAGAAATTCAGCGAGCTTCTAACATACGAATCCTTAGGAAAACTGTATTACTTGCACGCAGTGCTCACCGAGACTCTCAGGCTCTATCCCGCTGTCCCTCAG GACCCGAAAGGGATCTTGGAGGATGATGTTTTGCCAGACGGGACTGAAGTGAAGGCGGGAGGGATGGTGACATACGTTCCTTATTCAATGGGAAGGATGGAGTACAATTGGGGGGCTGATGCTGCTTCGTTTAAGCCTGAAAGATGGTTGAAAGATGGAATGTTTCATAATGCTTCTCCTTTCAAGTTCACAGCATTTCAGGCTGGACCGAGAATATGTCTTGGGAAGGACTCGGCATATTTGCAGATGAAGATGGCTTTGGCGATTCTGTGTAGGTTTTTCGAATTCGATTTGGTGCCTGAGCATCCGGTTAAGTATAGAATGATGACGATTCTGTCGATGGCACATGGGTTGAAAGTCGCGGTTAATAGTCGTTTCTAA